A window of the Brassica oleracea var. oleracea cultivar TO1000 chromosome C1, BOL, whole genome shotgun sequence genome harbors these coding sequences:
- the LOC106327372 gene encoding uncharacterized protein LOC106327372, translating into MEEFEHMIVEEFNEEDFYENIEAPKFVDLTAPDHRPEGDDRYWFCSRVGCDQKHEEFMDSEAIYKNFVLRVMAARSPSVRLRKALYRKDFSVEPKCPNTVPAKPSRSRVSRLAMISSIPHKANNLRSKEVKAIPTSKNATPKAKAVKGTMLSSVPHKALTERKKKQKMQSPAGFRSVQHPRTAAATRATESRVVAKALVFGSPKKLVKLKRSVELSSSVKKLCRGIRKLDVESKRKGLGVNNKVEASTTPSKKPLRTREVKSRVFDSVLSQKKQIGEKAKGSSTLKKRVKEKKEPVVSSDPSKAHEAKGKEHENQFLVENKSEENAAENALALDCDDKENADRGDTCVSKESKLDKAKQCETTETEDKENALALEGGDKENVTNDAENDDKENASALDNNRKVDHPPSPMVKKKVFGRKETCKTTPKAMTIADKCFNGKTVSANPTVKYTKPKLTNPKPFRLRTDERRILKEANAEKKPQCALAKEEETTNILGVHAEKHQTVRLEKNTTSRVKASRGTSTTLVRDDASGDMVNSKRVASGTKKQVAASKRVVTMEETSLMNGESKEAAIINNKPSVCAVASGEKRHATVPKGPNFHSIHVPKSCTKRVASHV; encoded by the exons ATGGAGGAGTTTGAGCACATGATAGTGGAGGAGTTCAACGAAGAAGACTTCTACGAGAACATAGAAGCACCCAAGTTTGTAGATCTCACCGCACCAGATCATCGCCCAGAAGGAGACGACCGTTACTGGTTCTGTTCCAGAGTTG GATGTGACCAGAAGCATGAAGAGTTCATGGATTCAGAAGCAATCTACAAAAACTTCGTTCTTCGG GTGATGGCTGCTAGGAGTCCAAGTGTTCGTCTTCGTAAAGCTCTTTACAGAAAAGATTTCAG TGTTGAACCTAAATGTCCCAACACGGTTCCTGCAAAGCCTTCGAGATCTCGTGTTTCTAGATTGGCTATGATCTCATCTATTCCTCACAAGGCTAATAACTTGAGGTCAAAAGAAGTCAAAGCTATCCCCACAAGCAAGAATGCAACTCCAAAGGCAAAAGCAGTAAAAGGAACTATGTTGTCATCAGTTCCTCACAAGGCATTAACTGAGCGAAAGAAGAAGCAAAAAATGCAGAGTCCAGCAGGTTTCAGGAGTGTGCAGCATCCGAGAACTGCAGCAGCAACTAGAGCCACTGAAAGCAGAGTTGTTGCAAAGGCTTTGGTCTTTGGTTCTCCAAAGAAGCTGGTGAAACTGAAGAGATCTGTGGAGCTTAGCTCCTCGGTGAAGAAGCTGTGTCGAGGGATTAGGAAGCTTGATGTTGAAAGCAAAAGAAAGGGTTTGGGGGTTAATAATAAGGTTGAGGCTTCAACAACTCCATCTAAGAAACCACTAAGGACACGAGAGGTGAAGAGCCGAGTGTTTGATTCAGTTCTGTCACAGAAGAAACAGATTGGTGAAAAGGCCAAAGGTTCTAGTACTTTGAAAAAGAGGGTCAAGGAAAAGAAGGAGCCTGTGGTTTCCTCTGATCCTTCCAAGGCTCATGAAGCTAAGGGCAAGGAACATGAGAATCAATTCTTGGTGGAAAACAAATCAGAAGAGAATGCAGCGGAAAATGCATTAGCTTTGGACTGTGATGACAAAGAGAATGCTGATAGAGGAGATACTTGTGTATCAAAGGAGAGTAAACTAGATAAAGCAAAGCAATGTGAGACTACTGAGACTGAAGACAAGGAAAATGCATTAGCATTGGAGGGTGGAGACAAAGAAAATGTTACTAATGATGCAGAAAATGATGACAAGGAAAATGCTTCAGCCTTGGACAATAACAG GAAAGTTGACCATCCCCCCAGCCCTATGGTGAAAAAGAAAGTCTTTGGCAGGAAAGAAACTTGCAAAACCACTCCAAAG GCGATGACAATAGCAGATAAGTGTTTCAATGGCAAGACTGTTTCGGCAAATCCTACTGTGAAGTATACAAAACCTAAGCTCACCAATCCAAAGCCCTTCCGACTAAGAACTGAT GAAAGAAGAATCCTCAAGGAAGCAAACGCAGAGAAGAAACCACAGTGTGCTCTTGCCAAGGAAGAAGAAACTACAAACATTCTTGGTGTTCATGCTGAAAAACATCAGACAGTTAGA CTGGAGAAGAACACAACTTCCAGGGTAAAAGCTTCTAGAGGAACATCCACAACACTTGTTAGAGACGATGCCTCTGGAGATATGGTGAATTCCAAGAG GGTTGCATCAGGTACAAAGAAGCAAGTGGCGGCAAGTAAGAGAGTCGTAACCATGGAGGAAACCTCGCTGATGAACGGAGAATCTAAGGAAGCTGCAATCATCAACAACAAACCTTCTGTTTGTGCTGTTGCTTCAGGGGAGAAAAGACATGCAACTGTCCCAAAGGGTCCAAACTTCCATAGCATTCATGTACCTAAGAGCTGTACAAAGAGAGTGGCATCACATGTCTAA